One region of Dysidea avara chromosome 1, odDysAvar1.4, whole genome shotgun sequence genomic DNA includes:
- the LOC136268277 gene encoding sporozoite surface protein 2-like yields MESYNECSTVDIMIEEPLGDMNSMHPQPIMVGEFASILSPPDEPLQPLQPLQPLQPQQPLQPLQPLQPLQPLQPLQPLQPQQPLQPLQPLQPQQPLQPLQPQQPLQPLQPQQPLQPLQPLQPLQPQQPLQPLQPQQPLQPLQPQQPLQPLQPQQPLQPLQPQQPLQPLQPLQPLQPLQPQQPLQPLQPQQPLQPLQPQQPLQPLQPLQPLQPLQPQQPLQPLQPQQPLQPLQPQQPLQPLQLLQPQQPLQPLQPLQPLQPLQPQQPLQPLQPLQPLQPQQPLQPLQPQQPLQLLQPQQPLQPLQPQQPLQLLQPLQPLQPLQPQQPLQPLQPQQPLQPLQPQQPLQPLQPLQPLQPQQPQQPLQPLQPLQTQQPLQPLQPQQPLQPLQPLQSLQFLQPHVTTAISTATVTSTTTATYNPAC; encoded by the exons ATGGAAAGTTACAATGAGTGTAGTACAGTGGATATAATGATAGAAGAGCCACTGGGTGATATGAACAGCAT GCATCCACAGCCCATTATGGTAGGAGAGTTTGCAAGTATTTTATCACCACCAGATGAACCACTGCAACCTCTACAACCACTGCAACCTCTACAACCACAGCAACCTctacaaccactgcaaccactgcaaccactgcaaccactacaaccactgcaaccTCTACAACCACAGCAACCactgcaaccactacaaccTCTACAACCacagcaaccactacaacctCTACAACCacagcaaccactacaacctCTACAACCacagcaaccactacaaccactgcaaccacTGCAACCTCTACAACCACAGCAACCactgcaaccactacaaccacagcaaccactacaacctCTACAACCacagcaaccactacaacctCTACAACCacagcaaccactacaacctCTACAACCacagcaaccactacaaccactgcaaccacTGCAACCACTGCAACCTCTACAACCACAGCAACCactgcaaccactacaaccacagcaaccactacaacctCTACAACCacagcaaccactacaaccactgcaaccactgcaaccactacaaccTCTACAACCACAGCAACCactgcaaccactacaaccacagcaaccactacaacctCTACAACCACAGCAACCactgcaaccactacaactTCTACAACCACAGCAACCACTGCAACCTctacaaccactgcaaccactacaaccTCTACAACCacagcaaccactacaaccactgcaaccacTGCAACCTCTACAACCACAGCAACCactgcaaccactacaaccacagcaaccactacaactactgcAACCACAGCAACCACTGCAACCTCTACAACCacagcaaccactacaactactgcaaccactgcaaccactacaaccTCTACAACCacagcaaccactacaacctCTACAACCACAGCAACCACTGCAACCTCTACAACCACAGCAACCTctacaaccactgcaaccactacaaccTCTACAACCACAGCAACCACAGCAACCactgcaaccactacaaccTCTGCAAACacagcaaccactacaacctCTACAACCACAGCAACCACTGCAACCATTACAACCTCTGCAATCTCTACAATTCCTACAACCTCATGTAACCACTGCAATCTCTACAGCCACTGTAACCTCTACAACCACTGCAACCTACAACCCAGCATGTTAA